From a region of the Macadamia integrifolia cultivar HAES 741 unplaced genomic scaffold, SCU_Mint_v3 scaffold2261, whole genome shotgun sequence genome:
- the LOC122066135 gene encoding uncharacterized protein LOC122066135, translating into MQSGKTEEHKSPMWYSMISSQVLLEKKPRFFHEFPVQVQKLWNKWELRLVVLLSLFFQILLISLGDRRRNINKNWVQIILWLTYLCADWVAAVALGILSHSIDGQLKTNELTAFWAPFLLLHLGGPDNITAFALEDNELWLRHLLGLGVQGSIASYVSIRSWTGTGVSFLSLLMYVPAIVKYGERTWVLSSASKERLRDSMLRPPDPGPSYAKFMDEYSSKEEEGFQVTIGSIEEESLQSRRYSTHNTSGLNDGDAEDLVKAHYFFEIFKRLFAFLILSYEDWEESKLFFQKISYQKAFNLIDIELGFMFDVLYTKAAVVYSMIGCILRTISSSFTFIVFIVFLKVDKGEHPPTDIIITYLLLALAIILEIYGAIVLITSDLVFLWLRERRCPLAGLARRLWKCRRQRRTSTRWSNSMAQYSLLRVWLKDDPARLDENLRKLLGIEKMLRKYCYTTYRQVPKELKEFIFQQLCRKSDKAINFKEAKCQCASRGGEVLQRGQYSDLHGLLGWSIDDVEYDQSILIWHIATELCYQSDGIGQKHKEGNISKVLSDYMLYLLLVCPFMLPEGIGEVRYLDTEAEAMHFFQEKTSNLKTKRRPLDLLLQVKTDIPPIEVKGPKSKSVLFDACRLANQLKELERNKRWEIISVLWVEMLSFAAAQCKGQNHAKQLGQGGELLTHVWLLMAHLGITEQFEMQTVASKLICR; encoded by the exons ATGCAATCTGGAAAAACTGAAGAGCACAAATCACCAATGTGGTATTCCA TGATTAGCAGTCAAGTCTTGCTAGAGAAGAAGCCTCGGTTCTTTCACGAATTCCCAGTACAGGTTCAAAAGCTCTGGAACAAATGGGAGCTCCGATTGGTGGTTCTACTCAGCCTCTTCTTTCAAATCCTCCTTATATCGTTGGGCGACCGCAGAAggaacatcaataaaaattgGGTACAAATCATTCTATGGCTTACTTACTTGTGTGCGGACTGGGTTGCAGCTGTTGCCCTCGGCATCCTCTCCCACAGTATAGATGGCCAACTAAAAACCAACGAACTCACAGCCTTCTGGGCTCCATTTCTTCTATTACACCTCGGCGGTCCAGACAACATCACTGCCTTCGCCTTAGAAGATAATGAGTTGTGGTTGAGACACTTACTTGGGCTTGGCGTCCAAGGCAGCATTGCATCTTATGTCTCCATCAGGTCCTGGACGGGTACTGGGGTCTCATTTCTTTCACTTCTCATGTATGTTCCTGCAATTGTCAAATATGGGGAGAGGACATGGGTTCTCAGTTCCGCAAGCAAGGAGCGGTTGAGAGACTCTATGCTTCGTCCCCCTGATCCGGGCCCAAGTTATGCCAAATTCATGGATGAATACAGCTCTAAGGAGGAGGAAGGATTTCAGGTGACCATAGGAAGTATTGAAGAAGAAAGTCTACAATCCCGTCGTTACAGTACCCATAACACTAGTGGCCTCAATGATGGTGATGCTGAGGATTTGGTTAAAGCACATTACTTCTTTGAGATATTCAAGCGTCTGTTCGCTTTTCTCATTCTCAGCTATGAGGATTGGGAAGAAAGCAAAttattcttccaaaaaatttctTACCAAAAGGCTTTCAATTTGATCGATATTGAACTTGGATTCATGTTCGATGTACTTTACACCAAGGCAGCTGTGGTTTATTCTATGATAGGCTGTATTCTAAGGACAATCAGTTCGTCCTTCACATTCATTGTGTTTATTGTGTTCTTGAAAGTTGACAAGGGAGAGCATCCACCCACCGATATAATCATAACTTACCTATTGCTTGCTCTGGCCATCATCCTTGAGATTTATGGGGCCATCGTTCTAATTACGTCGGATTTGGTGTTCCTCTGGCTAAGAGAGCGAAGATGCCCCCTTGCTGGCCTCGCTAGACGACTTTGGAAATGCCGGAGGCAGCGGCGCACAAGTACAAGGTGGTCTAATTCCATGGCACAATACAGTCTATTAAGGGTTTGGCTCAAAGATGACCCTGCAAGATTAGATGAGAACCTTAGGAAGTTGTTGGGCATTGAAAAAATGCTAAGGAAGTACTGTTATACAACCTATAGGCAAGTCCCTAAAGAGTTGAAAGAATTTATCTTCCAACAGCTCTGTAGAAAATCAGACAAGGCCATCAATTTCAAGGAAGCAAAGTGCCAATGCGCAAGTAGAGGTGGTGAGGTACTTCAACGAGGACAGTACAGTGATCTCCATGGTTTGCTTGGGTGGAGTATAGATGATGTAGAATATGACCAAAGCATTCTTATTTGGCACATTGCTACAGAACTCTGCTATCAGTCTGATGGTATTGGTCAAAAACACAAAGAAGGAAACATAAGCAAGGTATTGTCAGATTATATGTTGTATCTTCTACTAGTGTGCCCTTTTATGTTGCCTGAAGGGATTGGAGAGGTCAGGTATCTAGATACCGAGGCAGAAGCCATGCATTTCTTCCAAGAGAAAACATCAAATCTCAAGACCAAACGCCGACCTCTTGATTTGTTGCTGCAAGTGAAGACTGATATTCCACCTATTGAAGTGAAAGGTCCCAAAAGCAAGTCTGTCCTATTTGATGCATGTAGGCTTGCAAATCAGTTAAAAGAATTGGAAAGGAATAAGAGATGGGAGATAATTAGTGTGTTGTGGGTGGAGATGCTATCATTTGCTGCAGCTCAGTGCAAAGGGCAAAATCATGCTAAACAACTCGGACAAGGTGGAGAACTTCTCACTCATGTGTGGCTTCTAATGGCACATCTCGGTATAACAGAACAATTCGAAATGCAGACAGTTGCAAGTAAGTTGATTTGCAGATGA